One genomic segment of Primulina tabacum isolate GXHZ01 chromosome 9, ASM2559414v2, whole genome shotgun sequence includes these proteins:
- the LOC142555474 gene encoding transcription factor MYB94-like encodes MGRSPCCDKTKVKRGSWSPEEDATLKDYLHKHGTGGNWIALPQKARLKRCGKSCRLRWLNYLRPDIKHGSFTQEEEKTILNLYNILGSRWSVIASHLPGRTDNDVKNYWNTKLKKKLMAELSCSRTTCTVTTTTTTTAIAKKTVTFLASMNSLTPVPTPFPQTTTNHPSSISNDPNNSPAPRIVCKDSDERLNQNITSSYPHSHQDSGTFMPSTLEINEYYGLKGIPVDEYSYEVLSGLWSSMEAIEVESNADFAQLFPF; translated from the exons ATGGGGAGAAGCCCTTGCTGTGATAAAACTAAGGTGAAAAGGGGGAGTTGGTCTCCAGAAGAAGATGCAACTCTCAAGGATTACCTCCACAAGCATGGCACTGGTGGCAACTGGATAGCTTTGCCTCAAAAGGCCC GCCTTAAGCGTTGTGGCAAGAGTTGTCGCCTCAGATGGCTCAACTACCTAAGACCTGATATTAAACATGGCTCTTTTACACAAGAGGAAGAAAAAACCATCTTGAATCTTTACAACATACTCGGAAGCAG ATGGTCTGTCATAGCTTCACACTTGCCAGGAAGAACAGACAATGATGTGAAGAATTACTGGAACACTAAACTGAAAAAGAAGCTAATGGCAGAACTTAGCTGCTCTCGTACTACGTGTACCgtcaccaccaccaccaccaccaccgctaTTGCCAAGAAGACTGTGACTTTCCTAGCTTCGATGAATTCTCTAACCCCGGTACCAACGCCATTTCCACAAACCACCACTAATCACCCAAGTAGCATTTCAAATGATCCCAACAATTCTCCTGCACCAAGAATCGTTTGTAAAGATTCAGATGAACGTTTAAATCAAAATATAACTTCTTCCTATCCTCATTCCCACCAAGATTCAGGTACTTTTATGCCATCCACCTTAGAAATTAATGAATACTATGGCCTTAAGGGAATCCCAGTGGATGAATATTCATATGAAGTTCTAAGTGGCCTTTGGTCGTCGATGGAAGCCATTGAAGTTGAAAGCAATGCAGATTTTGCTCAGCTGTTTCCATTTTGA
- the LOC142555476 gene encoding zinc finger CCCH domain-containing protein 23, with protein sequence MQSSGNHYRKLESCKLGILIYKIREMMMMIIGDPHKSNPTVQIPSWDRHPIEEPSAQIQSPNSNNVYPNSYDIFHYDNAFAALQRYLPSNQDDAVEVGEGDSGDFEVPVDDFSCDNFRMFEFKVKKCTRSRPHDWTDCPFAHPGEKARRRDPRKFHYSGCACPDFRRGTCNRGDSCEYAHGVFECWLHPARYRTQPCKDGIHCRRRVCFFAHTPEQIRVLPYTTSPDASTSRPGHDSFVAGLGLYGSSPKSTMYSPPLSPTTGSSSVLINQLVESLQDLQMNRMRMGIGLNMSPPTWKPGFGSPRSPSAIRPGSSSMPSTPIGSLNRSGLVAFETWEISSKEEQVMERVESGRQLREKLYAKLGKENSLERVRRIDFPCTGPDSG encoded by the coding sequence ATGCAAAGCTCTGGCAACCATTACAGAAAGCTTGAAAGTTGTAAGTTaggaattttgatatataagaTAAGagaaatgatgatgatgatcatCGGAGATCCTCATAAGTCAAATCCCACCGTCCAAATCCCATCTTGGGACCGCCACCCCATAGAAGAGCCGTCGGCTCAAATTCAATCTCCCAACTCGAACAATGTCTACCCGAAcagctatgatatttttcactatgATAATGCTTTCGCTGCATTGCAGCGCTACCTGCCGTCTAACCAAGACGACGCCGTAGAGGTCGGAGAAGGAGATTCTGGTGATTTCGAAGTCCCGGTGGACGACTTCTCATGCGACAATTTCCGTATGTTCGAGTTCAAGGTGAAGAAATGCACGCGTTCCAGGCCGCATGACTGGACGGATTGCCCTTTCGCGCATCCCGGCGAGAAGGCGCGGCGGAGGGACCCGCGAAAGTTCCATTATTCCGGCTGCGCGTGCCCGGACTTTCGCAGGGGAACGTGTAACAGAGGCGATTCCTGCGAGTACGCGCACGGGGTTTTCGAGTGCTGGCTCCACCCTGCTCGCTACCGCACGCAGCCGTGTAAGGACGGGATTCATTGCCGGCGTCGCGTCTGCTTCTTCGCTCACACACCGGAGCAGATCCGAGTTCTGCCATATACTACTAGCCCAGACGCTTCTACGAGCCGACCAGGCCACGACTCGTTCGTCGCCGGCTTGGGTTTGTACGGCTCCTCACCAAAATCAACCATGTACTCGCCGCCGCTGTCTCCCACCACCGGGTCCTCATCTGTGCTAATCAATCAGCTCGTCGAATCGTTGCAAGATCTGCAAATGAACAGGATGAGAATGGGCATCGGCTTGAACATGAGCCCGCCTACATGGAAACCCGGGTTCGGATCACCCCGTAGCCCATCGGCTATCAGACCCGGATCCTCGAGCATGCCTTCTACTCCTATCGGTTCCCTTAACCGATCAGGACTCGTGGCTTTCGAAACATGGGAAATCTCTAGCAAGGAGGAGCAGGTGATGGAGAGAGTGGAATCTGGAAGACAACTGCGCGAGAAGTTATACGCCAAGCTCGGCAAAGAGAACTCGTTGGAGCGGGTTCGACGAATTGATTTTCCGTGTACGGGTCCTGATTCGGGATAG